The proteins below come from a single Streptococcus hyointestinalis genomic window:
- a CDS encoding ABC transporter ATP-binding protein, producing MTANPKTIIKLSQIVKSYQNGDEELQILKGIDLTVEEGEFLAIMGPSGSGKSTLMNMIGLLDHPTSGEYWLNDENVEELNEKEQARVRNEEIGFVFQQFFLLSKLDARQNVELPLVYAGMSAKKRKALAEQYLEKVELEERMHHLPSELSGGQKQRVAIARALVNSPSIILADEPTGALDTKTGEQIMELLTALNQEGKTIIMVTHEPEIADYAKRKIVIRDGEITLDTTDSVRIE from the coding sequence ATGACAGCAAATCCCAAAACGATAATCAAACTCAGTCAGATTGTGAAGAGCTATCAAAACGGTGATGAGGAGTTGCAGATTTTAAAGGGCATTGATTTGACAGTAGAGGAAGGTGAATTTCTAGCCATTATGGGACCTTCTGGCTCAGGAAAATCAACGCTGATGAACATGATAGGACTGCTTGACCACCCGACATCAGGTGAGTATTGGCTCAATGATGAAAATGTCGAAGAGCTCAATGAAAAAGAGCAAGCACGGGTGCGCAATGAAGAAATCGGTTTTGTCTTTCAGCAGTTTTTCCTCCTCTCAAAGCTCGATGCTAGGCAAAACGTAGAATTGCCTTTGGTCTACGCTGGCATGTCTGCCAAGAAAAGAAAGGCGCTAGCGGAGCAATATTTGGAAAAAGTAGAGCTAGAAGAGCGTATGCACCATTTGCCATCAGAGCTCTCTGGTGGGCAAAAGCAACGTGTAGCGATTGCTCGTGCCTTGGTCAATAGCCCCTCTATCATCCTAGCCGATGAGCCGACAGGAGCGCTAGACACAAAAACGGGTGAGCAGATTATGGAGCTTTTGACCGCTCTCAATCAGGAGGGAAAAACCATTATCATGGTCACTCACGAGCCGGAGATTGCCGATTATGCTAAGCGCAAGATTGTCATTCGTGATGGTGAGATTACGCTAGATACGACAGATAGCGTTCGGATAGAGTAA